From Pelosinus fermentans DSM 17108, the proteins below share one genomic window:
- the nfsA gene encoding oxygen-insensitive NADPH nitroreductase, with translation MNHVIELLKKHVSVRKFTTQSVDDQLLIEIIKAGQQASTSNHIQAYTIIRVKDKNKRRSIAKLAGNQSCVEESPIFLVFCADLNRLGKACRMNNKRFESGYTENFILATVDTSLAAQNVMVAAESVGLGGVYIGALRNNPEDVCESLNLPHNVYPVFGMCLGYPEIRNKVKPRLPLSLVFKEDSYHTEGDEEVLKEYDHSIRDYYIARTNGERSNTWTEGMSTFLKDKQRPHMKNFLETKGFEMK, from the coding sequence ATGAATCATGTAATCGAATTGTTAAAAAAACATGTATCGGTTCGAAAGTTCACCACGCAGTCCGTTGATGATCAATTACTAATAGAAATCATCAAGGCAGGCCAGCAAGCTTCCACCTCCAATCACATCCAAGCCTATACCATTATCAGGGTAAAAGACAAAAATAAGAGAAGATCCATCGCTAAATTAGCAGGCAATCAGTCCTGTGTTGAAGAAAGCCCTATTTTCTTAGTATTTTGTGCTGACCTAAACCGATTAGGCAAGGCCTGTAGAATGAACAATAAAAGATTTGAAAGCGGTTATACGGAAAACTTCATTTTAGCGACTGTAGATACGAGCCTAGCAGCACAAAATGTCATGGTTGCCGCAGAATCAGTGGGGCTTGGCGGTGTATATATCGGTGCATTGCGAAACAATCCTGAGGATGTTTGTGAGTCATTAAACCTCCCCCATAACGTATACCCTGTATTTGGCATGTGTCTGGGCTATCCGGAAATTCGAAATAAAGTAAAACCCCGTCTCCCTTTATCCTTAGTTTTTAAAGAGGATAGTTATCATACTGAGGGAGATGAAGAAGTCTTAAAAGAATATGATCATAGCATTAGAGATTATTACATCGCAAGAACCAATGGGGAAAGAAGCAATACCTGGACAGAAGGTATGTCGACTTTCCTAAAAGACAAGCAGCGCCCTCATATGAAAAACTTCTTGGAAACTAAGGGTTTTGAAATGAAATAA
- a CDS encoding nitroreductase family protein, with the protein MFYDLIVSNRSYRRFYEEHSISEERLRELVNYGRLSPSGANKQPLKYIISGDKTKNELIFPHLLWAGYLKEWAGPEKGERPSGYIVILQDTNIGPSGVDHGIAAQSILLGARSMDLGGCMIQSIKRDELKATLQISDQYEILLVIALGKPKETVILDEIEDGDDIKYWRDTNLEHHVPKRKLKDIILE; encoded by the coding sequence ATGTTTTATGATTTAATTGTTTCCAATCGATCCTATCGACGTTTTTATGAAGAACACAGTATCTCAGAGGAACGGTTAAGAGAGCTTGTTAATTATGGGAGATTATCGCCTTCAGGAGCTAATAAACAGCCTTTAAAATATATCATATCAGGGGATAAAACAAAGAATGAATTAATATTCCCCCATTTACTTTGGGCGGGTTATTTAAAGGAATGGGCAGGACCAGAAAAAGGAGAACGACCTTCTGGTTATATTGTGATTCTTCAAGATACAAATATAGGACCGAGTGGTGTTGATCATGGAATTGCAGCACAAAGTATTTTGCTTGGAGCACGCTCCATGGATCTTGGTGGATGCATGATCCAAAGTATTAAGCGCGATGAGCTAAAGGCTACATTGCAGATTTCCGATCAATATGAAATTCTGTTGGTTATTGCTCTGGGCAAGCCAAAAGAAACTGTTATTCTCGATGAAATTGAAGATGGGGATGATATAAAATACTGGCGAGATACAAATTTGGAACATCATGTACCAAAACGTAAGTTAAAAGACATAATTTTGGAATGA